A single region of the Epinephelus moara isolate mb chromosome 16, YSFRI_EMoa_1.0, whole genome shotgun sequence genome encodes:
- the gbx2 gene encoding homeobox protein GBX-2 isoform X2 codes for MSAAFSPSFMVMQRPLGSTTAFSIDSLIGGPPQPSPGHFVYTGYPMFMPYRSVVLQPPPPPPPPALQQALPAGHHPHPQIPSLQGGFCSSLAQGLTQGMALTSTLMASLPGGFSPSQQHQEAARKFGSQALHAVFDKTQELRLDAEDGKSFLQGKESAALQAFHDADTAVQTSTGRRACAGGFSRDRSQSPGQNLHFYQLRKYSEHTVKTTPKRTSAAGRMRASPWTVTWTTALMTTSPPCVTRRTGTAEEEVEEGWMTARTCTAAAAAGLAAAAAAEAPVEAAAVRTGGGGRRSPASSCWSWRRSSTARSTCR; via the exons ATGAGCGCAGCGTTCAGCCCGTCCTTCATGGTGATGCAGCGGCCACTCGGAAGCACCACCGCCTTCAGCATTGACTCTCTGATCGGGGGGCCCCCGCAGCCCAGCCCGGGACACTTCGTCTACACCGGCTACCCGATGTTCATGCCGTACCGGTCGGTGGTGCTCCAGCCGCCTCCGCCGCCGCCGCCCCCGGCCCTGCAGCAGGCTCTGCCCGCCGGCCACCACCCGCACCCGCAGATCCCGAGCCTGCAGGGCGGCTTCTGCTCCAGCCTGGCGCAGGGCCTGACGCAGGGCATGGCGCTCACCTCCACGCTCATGGCGTCGCTGCCCGGCGGCTTCTCCCCGTCCCAGCAGCACCAGGAGGCGGCCAGGAAGTTCGGCTCGCAGGCGCTGCACGCGGTCTTCGACAAGACGCAGGAGCTGCGGCTGGACGCGGAGGACGGCAAGAGCTTCCTGCAGGGGAAGGAGTCCGCGGCGCTGCAGGCTTTCCACGACGCGGACACGGCGGTGCAGACGTCCACAGGTAGGCGGGCGTGCGCGGGTGGGTTCAGCCGAGACAGGTCTCAGAGCCCGGGTCAAAACCTGCACTTTTATCAACTCCgaaaatat TCAGAGCACACAGTAAAGACGACTCCAAAGAGGACGAGTGCGGCCGGAAGGATGAGAGCTTCTCCATGGACAGTGACTTGGACTACAGCTCTGATGACAACCTCACCTCCATGTGTCACAAGGAGGACGGGGACggcggaggaggaggtggaggagggctGGATGACGGCCCGCACATGcacggcggcggcggcggcgggtctggcagcagcggcggcggcggaGGCTCCGGTGGAGGCGGCGGCGGTAAGAACCGGCGGCGGCGGACGGCGTTCACCAGCGAGCAGCTGCTGGAGCTGGAGAAGGAGTTCCACTGCAAGAAGTACCTGTCGTTGA
- the gbx2 gene encoding homeobox protein GBX-2 isoform X1: MSAAFSPSFMVMQRPLGSTTAFSIDSLIGGPPQPSPGHFVYTGYPMFMPYRSVVLQPPPPPPPPALQQALPAGHHPHPQIPSLQGGFCSSLAQGLTQGMALTSTLMASLPGGFSPSQQHQEAARKFGSQALHAVFDKTQELRLDAEDGKSFLQGKESAALQAFHDADTAVQTSTVRAHSKDDSKEDECGRKDESFSMDSDLDYSSDDNLTSMCHKEDGDGGGGGGGGLDDGPHMHGGGGGGSGSSGGGGGSGGGGGGKNRRRRTAFTSEQLLELEKEFHCKKYLSLTERSQIAHALKLSEVQVKIWFQNRRAKWKRVKAGNVNNKSGEPSRNPKIVVPIPVHVSRFAIRSQHQQMEQARP, from the exons ATGAGCGCAGCGTTCAGCCCGTCCTTCATGGTGATGCAGCGGCCACTCGGAAGCACCACCGCCTTCAGCATTGACTCTCTGATCGGGGGGCCCCCGCAGCCCAGCCCGGGACACTTCGTCTACACCGGCTACCCGATGTTCATGCCGTACCGGTCGGTGGTGCTCCAGCCGCCTCCGCCGCCGCCGCCCCCGGCCCTGCAGCAGGCTCTGCCCGCCGGCCACCACCCGCACCCGCAGATCCCGAGCCTGCAGGGCGGCTTCTGCTCCAGCCTGGCGCAGGGCCTGACGCAGGGCATGGCGCTCACCTCCACGCTCATGGCGTCGCTGCCCGGCGGCTTCTCCCCGTCCCAGCAGCACCAGGAGGCGGCCAGGAAGTTCGGCTCGCAGGCGCTGCACGCGGTCTTCGACAAGACGCAGGAGCTGCGGCTGGACGCGGAGGACGGCAAGAGCTTCCTGCAGGGGAAGGAGTCCGCGGCGCTGCAGGCTTTCCACGACGCGGACACGGCGGTGCAGACGTCCACAG TCAGAGCACACAGTAAAGACGACTCCAAAGAGGACGAGTGCGGCCGGAAGGATGAGAGCTTCTCCATGGACAGTGACTTGGACTACAGCTCTGATGACAACCTCACCTCCATGTGTCACAAGGAGGACGGGGACggcggaggaggaggtggaggagggctGGATGACGGCCCGCACATGcacggcggcggcggcggcgggtctggcagcagcggcggcggcggaGGCTCCGGTGGAGGCGGCGGCGGTAAGAACCGGCGGCGGCGGACGGCGTTCACCAGCGAGCAGCTGCTGGAGCTGGAGAAGGAGTTCCACTGCAAGAAGTACCTGTCGTTGACCGAGCGCTCCCAGATCGCGCATGCGCTCAAACTGAGCGAGGTGCAGGTGAAGATCTGGTTCCAGAACCGGCGCGCCAAGTGGAAACGGGTCAAAGCCGGGAACGTCAACAACAAGTCCGGGGAGCCGTCCCGGAACCCCAAAATAGTCGTCCCCATCCCGGTGCACGTGAGCCGCTTCGCAATAAGGAGTCagcaccagcagatggagcagGCCAGACCGTAG